The genomic window GGTATTAGAACTCAACTTAACATCGCTATAACTGAACATAGTATAGCTCAGGCCAAAACCGAATGGATATAAAGGATCGTTGCTTACATCTAAATAATTGGAACGGAATTTTTCGAACCATTTACCCTCTGCCAGCGGTCTGCCGGTGTTTTTATGTGCATAATACAAAGGCACCTGACCTACATTTTGAGGGAAAGTTGCACTTAATTTACCCGAAGGATTAACATCACCAAAAAGTACATCAGCAATTGCATTTCCTGCTTCACTACCCGGGAACCAAACATTTAAAATGGACGGAATATTTTCCTGCTCCCAGTTTAATGCCAATGGACGCCCTGTAAACAACACCAATACCACTGGTTTACCAGTTTTAGCCAATGCTTTTAGGAGGTTTTTCTGCGTTTCAGGAATCTGGATGTCGGTTACACTGCTGCTTTCGCCTGTAAATTCAGAACCTTCACCAATGGTAGCCACAATAACGTCTGATTTTTTTGCAACTTCTAAAGCTTCTTTAATCATTTCTGCTTCGGTTCGTGAGTCGCGTTTGTAAGTTGGATTGTGGATGTTTACGTAACGGTGCTCCATAGCAGAATCTGCTAAAAAATTAGCGCCACGTGCAGTTAAAATTTTCGCTTTATCACCCAAAACATTTTTTAAACCTTGAAGCACGGTTACCGATTTATCAAAAAGGGCAGCAACACTCCAGGTACCGTACATGTTGGCGGTATTATCTGCCAATGGACCGATTAAGCCAATAGTACCTGATTTTTTTAATGGAAGTACATTATTGTTATTTTTTAGTAATACAAAGCTTTCAGCTGCGATTTCGCGTGCAACCTGACGGTTAGCTGGACTAAAAACCTCTTTTTCTGCTCTTTCTGCATTACAGAATTTATAAGGATCAGCAAATAAGCCCAGTTTGTATTTGGCCTGAAGCACTAATCGGCAGGCCCTGTCTATCTGTGCCATGCCAACTTTTTTCTCAGCCAATGATTTTTTTAAAGTACCTAAAAAGCCTTCGCCCACCATATCCATATCAATGCCAGCATTTAAAGCCAGGGCAGAAACAGTTTGTAAATCGCCCATACCGTGTGCAATCATTTCAGGAATACCCGTATAATCGGTTACCACAAAACCTTTAAAGCCCCATTGGTTACGTAAAACATCAGTCATTAACCATTTACTTCCGGTAGCAGGAATGCCATCAACCTCGTTAAAAGAAGCCATTATGCTGGCTGCTCCAGCCTCAACCGCGGCTTTGTATGGTGGGAAATATTCATTATACATACGCACCTTGCTCATATCGGTGGTATTATAATCTCTGCCCGCTTCAGCAGCACCATAAAGCGCATAATGTTTTACGCAGGCTAAAATTTCGTTATTGGCCTGAAGTTTACCTTGATAACCTTTCACCATGGCTGCGGCAATTTGTGAACCTAAATAAGCATCCTCTCCACTTCCTTCGGAAATGCGGCCCCAGCGTGGGTCTCTAGAAATATCAACCATAGGAGAGAAGGTCCAGTTAATTCCACTTGCACTGGCTTCTATTGCAGCAACCCTTGCCGATTTTTGTACTGTGGCCATATCCCATACGCAACTCATTCCTAATGGGATTGGGAAAACGGTATTATAACCGTGGATAACATCCATTCCGAAAAGCAAAGGAATTTTCATTCGACTGTTTTCTACTGCAATCTTTTGAACCGCTTTTATCTTATCTACCCCTTTAATGTTGAATAAACCACCAACTTGTCCATCTCTGATTTTTTTAGAAATGTCGCTGCTGTTGGCCTGTCCGGTAGTGATATCGCCAGAACTTGGCAGGTTCAGCTGACCAATTTTTTCATCAACGGTCATTTTCGCCATCAGATTGCTGATGAAGGTATTCATCTTTGCATCTGCTGCCGAAACAGGTTTTTTTGTTTGTGCTGATCCGTTCAGTACAAACAGGGTTAAAAAAACTACCAGGATATTCGCTCTCTTCATTATATGTGTGTTTTATTCTTTTTATTAGTTGGCGCTCGTTTCCAACGAATGCCTAAATAGCTTTACGATTTTATCGTGTTTTAACATTGATCGCTAAAAGCGATTGGTTTATTTTTACACTCGTTACAAACGAGCATGAACATTATTTTAATCAACTTTCTTTACTTCCGTTTTTGTGGATACACCATTCTCATTTATTGCTTCAATGGTAAAATAATAAGCTTTTTGGCTGTCCATTGCTTTGAACCAGTACTCGTTAAAATCATGGATCATGATGCAATTGTATAGCTTATCTGGCGCGGTACCGTAGTAAAGATTATAGGCAAATGCACTATCAACAGGCTCCCATTTGATGTAGGCGCTGCGTTTATCTTTTTCTGTCCTCAATACAATCAGGTTTTTAACCTTTGTTGGTTTTTCTCCATTTCCATTACCGAAAACACGTAAGCCGCTAATGGCAAATTTTCCGGTTGGCATGTGGATGTTTACCATTTTGATGAACCTGGTTTTAACTGGCTTTTGGAGTTCAATATAATCGTGCGGCACGTCGGTTTTATTCTGGCTTTTATCAACCAGGGTAGTCCATTTTTTACCGTCAGTTGATGATAAAATCTTATATTGATGGTAAATTCCGATCTGTTTACCAATAAATTCGGCATCCTGATCAGCATAATTAATCTGGATGGCATTAACGGTTGCCAGGCTACCCAGATCGGTTTGGATCCATTCTCCATTATTAGCGGTTTTGGCACTCCAATAGGTCTTAATGCTTTCATCAACAGCATTATTGGCATTAAAGCTTCCTAAAGTTGAAGAAACCGTAACGGGTTTTTTATAGTTGATGAGCATCCAGCCTGGGCCGGCAGGGCCGCCTTCCCTTCTTTCGGAAGGTAGATAGAGGGGATAGTCTCCAAAAGCAGTATTGGTCCACATCACATCGTCTTTATCAAAACCGGTTGGCCAGATACCCATTCTGCGCTCCCAGGTGTTTTTTACACAGATAATGCTCGTAGAAATGTGCCAGTAATTTTTACTGTTATCCTGAAAGGTTGCACCATGCCCTGCACCACGCGAAAATCCACCGCCTTTATAACTTAAAGGATCAGATTGAGGAGTGAATGGGCTATCATAAAATAAAGGTTTGGTTCCAACCACCACTCCATCAGAATAACCGCTAAATTCGGTTCCTGGTGCGCCGTATTGAAAGTAGTATTTGCCATTATGTTTGGTCATCCATGCGCCTTCGGCAAAAGGATCAAGAAATGTATTGTCCATATATTCGCCAAAACGCTGCCAGCCATATCTCCAGCTTTCGAGCAGGTACATTGGTGTGCGGGTGCCTTTAGGTTGAAAAGTTTTGCGGTCTAATTCTACGCCATACATGGGATAATTGTTGCTGCTTCCGTTGTACATGTAAAACTTGCCATCGTCATCGGTAAAAAATGATGGATCCCAGCCACCGATTTCTAAAGAATCCACCAGCGGAAACCATTTGTTCCCTTTCGGGTCGGTACTTCCCCATAAAGTGAAATTTTTAGTGTAAGTACTCCCGAAAACGACCATGGTATCGCCAACAATACCTACACCAGGAGCACATAATTCATCTTTTGTTTTGTTCCACGGGCGAAGAAATTTTCTTTCGTGAAATTTCCAGTTCAGCATATCTGCGCTATGCCAATAACCCCACTGATTAGTACTGAAAAGATAGAAATCGCCTTTATAATTTACAATCACCGGATCGGCGGTGGCACGGTGTTTCCCCCATTCAGTAAAAGATTCGAAAGGTGTGTAACCATAATCTATATTGATTGGGTTGCAATACGTTTTTTGCTGAGCGTATGCAGCATAAGTACCACAGAACAGTAATGAAATTAAAAATATTTTGAATAAATGTTTAGCCATTATTATTATGGGGATTAATTAAAAATGTTTATTCGTGCACAGCTCGAACAGCCAATTGCCATTCCGCTCACGCTTAGTCCGGTAACGTGCGATTGATGCTCCCAGTAAACCCACATATCATGTGCGCCACCTGGTGAAGTTAATTTTACAGTGTAAATGTCTCCGTTTTCTGGTATTTGCCCGATTACTGTTCCGCTCGGCGAGTTTGGTGGGATAAAGAAGGAATAAACACCACCACTGGTATTGTTTTCTAACGTTACATATACGCCATCGCTCGTAGAATTTGTTGCGGTTACATTTACGATTGCAAACTGTGATTTTATGGTTTTATGTTTAGCGCCAGGTACGGTAGTGAAGCCCGAATTTAGGGTCACAAATCCTATCATTGCTGTTAATATTAAAATTATTCTTTTCATGGTTCTGTAGATTTAATTTGAAATATATGATGGCTAAACATTTATATACTACTGAATACTATGGCTTAAATTGGAAATCCAATTTCTTTAATCCATTTTGAACATCTTTGTTTCCCATAAAAAGCTTCCAAAGTAGTCCCGATCTGTAATTTTCGATCATCACTACCATTGGTCCTTGGTCAATGCCCAAATATCTTTTCGGATACCAGTTATCGGTTTCAGAAAAAGCATCATAGAAACCATATTTGCCCCAAACTTTATCGCCTAGATCCTCATAAAGATGCCTGATTACTTTCATCGATTCTTTTGGCGTGTATGGGATTGATGATATAGCTGCAGTAGGAGAGATTACGCCAAAATCTTCCTGAGGGTTATGTGCTGCATAACCTTTTACCGAATAACTGGCCGTTAAGCCCCAGTTATTTCCTCCATAACCTTTAAATTTCTTAGGATTCGCTACACAATAGTCGTGTATGGCCAGTGTATGGTTTACGTTGTTTTCCCAATAATCGGCATAACGGTCTTTCAATCCTTTCGGGTTTAAACCTAAATAAGAATAATGTGCCCAAAATAATGGTCCTACTGAATTTTTTTGCCCTTGATAATCAAGTGTAAAGGGATGTCCATAAAATTTGAAATTGGTTTTAATTTCGCCATTTCTTGCCCAGCCTTCGTGATAAACCTCTGCAGGAACACCATGTGTAGGGGAAGAAGCGGCCATTACATACATGATCAAACATTCGTTGTAGCCTTTAACGGGAAAATTCATTTCCCATTTGTACGCTGGCGACCAATGCCAGTACAATACATTTTGGCCATTGCGGTACCAATTGAAATCGATTCCTTTCCAAAGTTGATCTGCCTTTTTTGCCAAAGCTTTTTCAGATTCAGTCCCATTTTTATAATATTCGTTAATACAGATTAAGGACTGCGCAACAAAAGAAGTTTCTACGAGATCTCCTCCATTATCTTTTTGTCCAAACGGACGTACTTTCCCTGTTTCACCATTTATCCAATGTGGCCATGCGCCATGAAAGCGATCAGTCTTGGAAAGGAAATCCAGTATTTTGTTTAAACGGTCTAATCCTTCTTTTTTTGTTACATAACCTCTATCAATACCGCTTAAAATGGCCATCAAGCCAAAGCCAGTTGCACCGGTTGCTACTGTATTCTTATCATTTTCCGGGTATAGGTTATCTACATGAAAGCGTTCTCTACCAGCACCCGATTTGGGTTCAGCCCCATCCCAAAAATACTGAAAGGTCTGTTTTTGCACGAGATCCAATAATTCAATGTCGGTAAGGTTTTTTTTAATGGTGAGATCGGGATTATAGTGGCCGTTTTTAGTTTTTGTACAAGCGCTAACAAGCAAAAAGGAGCAAAGCGTGGCTACCAGTATAAGTGTAATTTTCTTTGGGTCGGTTTTCAACATAGCACGGAACAAAGGAAAGAAAGGTTGTCAGTATTAACCGACAACCTTTATTAAAAGATTTAAATTTTAGTAACCTGGATTTTGTTTTAGCAGATTTCCACTTAGCTCAATTTCGTTCTGAGGAATTGGCCAAACTTCATTTTTATTTGCTTTCCAGCCTTTAGGACCAAAAACAGCTAAACCCCTTCCTTGACGGATAACATCGAAGTAACGATCATTTTCCATCGCAAGCTCTACTTGTCTTTCTTTCCAGATCGCATTCCTTAAGTTAGTTTTATCCGTAGTGGTAACATCTGGAAGAATGTTGATATTTCCACCTCTTGCACGTGCACGAACCCTATTTAGTGAAGTTAATGCTTGTGAAGTAATGCCTTGCTCGTTGGCAGCCTCTGCATTCATTAAAAGAACATCAGCAAATCTTAATACCCTAAAATTCTGCTGAGCACCTTCGTTAAATCCTGATACCCGCATTGCAAATGGAACATAAGATTTTTGATTGTATCTTTCATTTGGTACTGTAGTAGGCACTAAATCGCCCTGCGGAGTAGTTTCACCTTTAAAAAGTATTGTAGCATCTTTACGTGGATCTCCGGCCTCAAAAGCATTAGCTAATACCTCTGATGGTGTATTAAAACCCCATCCCATTATTGCAGCCACCCCTTGAACCTGGCTATATTGCGAATTGGATGCATCAGGATTTCCAGGAACTAATTCTGCCTGTACTTCAAATAAAGATTCAATGTTATTTTCATTTTGAGTTCTGAAACCTTTTTCGAAGTCAGGGAATAAATCATATCCCATAGTCATTACTTGATTAGTTAATGAAAGAACATCTGCCCATTTGTTTTGATACATGGCTACTTTGGCATGTAATCCAATAGCTGCTCCTTTTGTTGCTCTTCCTAGATCTGCTGCGCCATAAGATTGAGGTAAAACAGCAGCAGCTTCGTTCAGGTCTTTTTCGATTTGAGCGTAAACAGTGGCTTTATCCGATTGAGGCAGATTATATTCGCTATTATCTTTTGGTACATGCAGTCTTAATACAACATTACCATAAGCCCGCACCAATCTGAAATAAGAATATGCCCTAACAAATTTGGCCTCTGCAAGATATCTGTTTCTTAATGTTTCATCCATAGGAATATTTGGAATATTATCAAGAACCTGATTACAAAGGTTGATATTTTGATATTGACCTGTCCAGAAGTCTTGAAGTGTGCCATGAGTAGATGTAACTGTAAATTGATCGTAAAGATTAAAAAAAGTTGCATCGGTAGGTGTACTTCCTTTGTCTGCCTCGTCAGAACCCGTACTTTCAATGGCTATTGCATTAAAAGCAACATTGTTCCAGCTGCGTAAGTTAGCATAAATCGCATTTACACCTTTTAGAGCATCTTCTGGAGTTTTCCAAAAGGTTACTGATGGTTGCTGAGCTTGAGGCGGAACATTTAGAAAATCTTTTTTGCATGATGCAGTTAAAAGTACTGCACTAATTGCAGCTGCAGCAAAAAATGATTGTGTATTTATATATTTTTTCATTTTAAGTCGATTAGAAAGTTACGTTAACTCCAAAGTTGTAGGTAGCGAACAAAGGGTATACATTAGTATCAATACCTGCATTAGTTGGTGTTCCACCTACCTCTGGGCTAAATCCTTTGTATCCAAAAATGTTAACCGCATTTTGTGCGTTTAAGAATACTCTTAAGCGTTGCATTTTCCATTTATTAACAATTGCTGATGGTAAGCTATAGCCGAGCTGAATATTTCTTAATCTGATATAATCGCCTTTTTCTACATAAAATGAGTTTGGCGCATTGTTTAGGCCACCAGCTAAATCTGCTGAAGGATAGGTATTTGAAGTACCAGGACCAGTCCAACGGTGATCAAAGAAATCCTTAGTGTAGTTTTCATTACCAAATCTGCTACTCAGGTTGGCATTAAATACATCTACATCGGCTACACCTTGAATATCTAATGTTAAATCGAAGTTTTTGTAAGCGAAGTTGGTATTTAATCCATAAGTGAATTTAGGATTTGGATTACCAAGAACAACCCTGTCTCTTAAATCGATCAATCCATCACCATTGATGTCTGCATATTTAAAATCACCTTTTTTAAATCCAGGCCATGCTGCGGCCTCTGCATCCGTTTGGAATATACCAGCAACCTGATAGCCATAGAATTCTCCAATAGGTCTGTTGTTAACAGTTCTCGTAGATACATATCCACTGGTTAAGCCAGCACCACCTTTGTAAATAGGATTTGCTCCAGAAGTAACGTTTAATACCTTATTGTCATTTATTCCTAGGTTTCCACTTATCGAATAGGTTAGCCCACCTGATGTTTTATCAGCCCATGTTGCTAAAAACTCGAAACCACGATTTTGAATGTCAGCCTGATTTGCAATGATAGAACTGTTTACTGTTCCTAAACTTCCTAGAACCGGAATATCAAATATTGCCTGCTCTGTTTTTCTGTTGTAATAATCCAATTCAACATTTAATCTGTTTTTTAAGAAACCCATTTCGAGGCCAATGTCAGTTCCAGCACTTCTTTCCCAAAATAAGGTTGGAGGTACAAGGGTTCTAATACTCGCACCTGTGTAAGGAATACCTCCAAAAATTGCGATTAAAGCAGCAGTTTGATCAACAGTTTGGGTTGATGGATTGAATGGAACTCCTGCATTACCAACTTTACCCCAGCTTCCTCTTAATTTCAAATTACTGAAGATGTTCTGGTTTTTCATGAATTCCTCGTTGCTGATTACCCAGCCTGCACCGATTGAAGGGAAATTACCCCAAACGTTATCAGATCCAAAAAATTGAGATGCACCGTCTCTTCTGATTGAAGCATTTAATAAATATTTGTTTTTGTAACCATAATTAACCCTTGCAAAGTAAGATGAAAATGTACTTAATTCTCCTTTGTCGATAATACTTCTACTTGCTGCATCACCTAAAGCAAGGTAAAGATCTCCCTCTGAAGTATAAGGCACGTTTTGTGCATCGGCGTTTATAGTATACATCTTATTGCGCTGAGCTGTTTGCCCTGCTA from Flavobacterium sp. W4I14 includes these protein-coding regions:
- a CDS encoding beta-glucosidase (product_source=KO:K05349; cath_funfam=2.60.40.10,3.20.20.300,3.40.50.1700; cleavage_site_network=SignalP-noTM; cog=COG1472; ko=KO:K05349; pfam=PF00933,PF01915,PF14310; superfamily=51445,52279), giving the protein MKRANILVVFLTLFVLNGSAQTKKPVSAADAKMNTFISNLMAKMTVDEKIGQLNLPSSGDITTGQANSSDISKKIRDGQVGGLFNIKGVDKIKAVQKIAVENSRMKIPLLFGMDVIHGYNTVFPIPLGMSCVWDMATVQKSARVAAIEASASGINWTFSPMVDISRDPRWGRISEGSGEDAYLGSQIAAAMVKGYQGKLQANNEILACVKHYALYGAAEAGRDYNTTDMSKVRMYNEYFPPYKAAVEAGAASIMASFNEVDGIPATGSKWLMTDVLRNQWGFKGFVVTDYTGIPEMIAHGMGDLQTVSALALNAGIDMDMVGEGFLGTLKKSLAEKKVGMAQIDRACRLVLQAKYKLGLFADPYKFCNAERAEKEVFSPANRQVAREIAAESFVLLKNNNNVLPLKKSGTIGLIGPLADNTANMYGTWSVAALFDKSVTVLQGLKNVLGDKAKILTARGANFLADSAMEHRYVNIHNPTYKRDSRTEAEMIKEALEVAKKSDVIVATIGEGSEFTGESSSVTDIQIPETQKNLLKALAKTGKPVVLVLFTGRPLALNWEQENIPSILNVWFPGSEAGNAIADVLFGDVNPSGKLSATFPQNVGQVPLYYAHKNTGRPLAEGKWFEKFRSNYLDVSNDPLYPFGFGLSYTMFSYSDVKLSSNTLTKGKTITASVTLSNTGKYDGKEVVQLYIQDLVGSITRPVKELKGFQKINLKAGESKTVTFNISENDLKFYNADLKFVAEPGDFKVFIGTNSRDVKEASFTLK
- a CDS encoding xylan 1,4-beta-xylosidase (product_source=KO:K01198; cath_funfam=2.115.10.20,2.60.120.260; cleavage_site_network=SignalP-noTM; ko=KO:K01198; pfam=PF00754,PF04616; smart=SM00060; superfamily=49265,49785,75005), with the protein product MAKHLFKIFLISLLFCGTYAAYAQQKTYCNPINIDYGYTPFESFTEWGKHRATADPVIVNYKGDFYLFSTNQWGYWHSADMLNWKFHERKFLRPWNKTKDELCAPGVGIVGDTMVVFGSTYTKNFTLWGSTDPKGNKWFPLVDSLEIGGWDPSFFTDDDGKFYMYNGSSNNYPMYGVELDRKTFQPKGTRTPMYLLESWRYGWQRFGEYMDNTFLDPFAEGAWMTKHNGKYYFQYGAPGTEFSGYSDGVVVGTKPLFYDSPFTPQSDPLSYKGGGFSRGAGHGATFQDNSKNYWHISTSIICVKNTWERRMGIWPTGFDKDDVMWTNTAFGDYPLYLPSERREGGPAGPGWMLINYKKPVTVSSTLGSFNANNAVDESIKTYWSAKTANNGEWIQTDLGSLATVNAIQINYADQDAEFIGKQIGIYHQYKILSSTDGKKWTTLVDKSQNKTDVPHDYIELQKPVKTRFIKMVNIHMPTGKFAISGLRVFGNGNGEKPTKVKNLIVLRTEKDKRSAYIKWEPVDSAFAYNLYYGTAPDKLYNCIMIHDFNEYWFKAMDSQKAYYFTIEAINENGVSTKTEVKKVD
- a CDS encoding hypothetical protein (product_source=Hypo-rule applied; cleavage_site_network=SignalP-noTM; smart=SM00710; superfamily=50630; transmembrane_helix_parts=Inside_1_4,TMhelix_5_27,Outside_28_133); its protein translation is MKRIILILTAMIGFVTLNSGFTTVPGAKHKTIKSQFAIVNVTATNSTSDGVYVTLENNTSGGVYSFFIPPNSPSGTVIGQIPENGDIYTVKLTSPGGAHDMWVYWEHQSHVTGLSVSGMAIGCSSCARINIFN
- a CDS encoding hypothetical protein (product_source=COG5368; cath_funfam=4.10.1000.10; cleavage_site_network=SignalP-noTM; cog=COG5368; pfam=PF10091; superfamily=46785), with the protein product MLKTDPKKITLILVATLCSFLLVSACTKTKNGHYNPDLTIKKNLTDIELLDLVQKQTFQYFWDGAEPKSGAGRERFHVDNLYPENDKNTVATGATGFGLMAILSGIDRGYVTKKEGLDRLNKILDFLSKTDRFHGAWPHWINGETGKVRPFGQKDNGGDLVETSFVAQSLICINEYYKNGTESEKALAKKADQLWKGIDFNWYRNGQNVLYWHWSPAYKWEMNFPVKGYNECLIMYVMAASSPTHGVPAEVYHEGWARNGEIKTNFKFYGHPFTLDYQGQKNSVGPLFWAHYSYLGLNPKGLKDRYADYWENNVNHTLAIHDYCVANPKKFKGYGGNNWGLTASYSVKGYAAHNPQEDFGVISPTAAISSIPYTPKESMKVIRHLYEDLGDKVWGKYGFYDAFSETDNWYPKRYLGIDQGPMVVMIENYRSGLLWKLFMGNKDVQNGLKKLDFQFKP
- a CDS encoding hypothetical protein (product_source=Hypo-rule applied; cleavage_site_network=SignalP-noTM; ko=KO:K21572; pfam=PF07980,PF14322; superfamily=48452) yields the protein MKKYINTQSFFAAAAISAVLLTASCKKDFLNVPPQAQQPSVTFWKTPEDALKGVNAIYANLRSWNNVAFNAIAIESTGSDEADKGSTPTDATFFNLYDQFTVTSTHGTLQDFWTGQYQNINLCNQVLDNIPNIPMDETLRNRYLAEAKFVRAYSYFRLVRAYGNVVLRLHVPKDNSEYNLPQSDKATVYAQIEKDLNEAAAVLPQSYGAADLGRATKGAAIGLHAKVAMYQNKWADVLSLTNQVMTMGYDLFPDFEKGFRTQNENNIESLFEVQAELVPGNPDASNSQYSQVQGVAAIMGWGFNTPSEVLANAFEAGDPRKDATILFKGETTPQGDLVPTTVPNERYNQKSYVPFAMRVSGFNEGAQQNFRVLRFADVLLMNAEAANEQGITSQALTSLNRVRARARGGNINILPDVTTTDKTNLRNAIWKERQVELAMENDRYFDVIRQGRGLAVFGPKGWKANKNEVWPIPQNEIELSGNLLKQNPGY
- a CDS encoding TonB-linked SusC/RagA family outer membrane protein (product_source=TIGR04056; cath_funfam=2.170.130.10,2.30.38.10,2.60.40.1120; cleavage_site_network=SignalP-noTM; pfam=PF00593,PF07715,PF13715; superfamily=49464,56935; tigrfam=TIGR04056; transmembrane_helix_parts=Inside_1_6,TMhelix_7_29,Outside_30_1003) — protein: MKRIFTRISVLAAFCLLTINVALAQNITVKGKVIDGGDKTPLPGVTILIKGTQNGTQTDENGNYSISAPANATLVFNFVGYTALEQAVNNQTTLNVSLASSTQQLEQVVVVGYGTQRKIDVTGSVGTVKGEDISKQASVNPVSALQGKVAGVSITNNGTPGSSPQITIRGTSTIYGKTGPLYVVDGVWYDDINFLNPADIANISILKDASSQSIYGIRAANGVVLVTTVKGKKGNAVINYNGSVGVQKVTNQVEMANASEYATAVNEAYSLQTPPVAPLFANTNLGAGTDWYNQVLRTAMVNNHQLSISGGAEKSTYNFSLGYLDQDGIVKNNNYKRYTARLVNDFQIFEPLKIGYNVAGTYSKSKDAPTTIFRALYAASPVIPVFNTDGSYGDPNAFNLGNGSNMNPQATLDFFNQNTTKYKINGNVYAELKFLKNFTFKTSIGGDFGQEEVRGYVPKYKATNTQLSTISKLDIDRIENRNWLIENTLTYDKKWNDHSLTVLAGQTAQRNKMYTINADAQNVPYTSEGDLYLALGDAASRSIIDKGELSTFSSYFARVNYGYKNKYLLNASIRRDGASQFFGSDNVWGNFPSIGAGWVISNEEFMKNQNIFSNLKLRGSWGKVGNAGVPFNPSTQTVDQTAALIAIFGGIPYTGASIRTLVPPTLFWERSAGTDIGLEMGFLKNRLNVELDYYNRKTEQAIFDIPVLGSLGTVNSSIIANQADIQNRGFEFLATWADKTSGGLTYSISGNLGINDNKVLNVTSGANPIYKGGAGLTSGYVSTRTVNNRPIGEFYGYQVAGIFQTDAEAAAWPGFKKGDFKYADINGDGLIDLRDRVVLGNPNPKFTYGLNTNFAYKNFDLTLDIQGVADVDVFNANLSSRFGNENYTKDFFDHRWTGPGTSNTYPSADLAGGLNNAPNSFYVEKGDYIRLRNIQLGYSLPSAIVNKWKMQRLRVFLNAQNAVNIFGYKGFSPEVGGTPTNAGIDTNVYPLFATYNFGVNVTF